A single window of Archangium gephyra DNA harbors:
- the uvrA gene encoding excinuclease ABC subunit UvrA gives MPKNRGHHLPETPGDTRTGFVRVRGAREHNLKNVDVELPRDALVVFTGVSGSGKSSLAFGTLYAEAQRRYFESVAPYARRLIDQAGVPEFDAIDGLPPAVALQQHRGTPTTRSSVGSVTTIANSLRLLYSRAGTYPPGQPHLDSDAFSPNTPAGACPNCHGLGRVYEVTEQSMVPDDSLTIRERAIAAWPPAWHGQNLRDILVTLGYDVDRPWRDLPQKDRDWILFTDEQPTVPVYAGFTPAETRRALKRKEPPSYMGTFTGARKYVLQTFATTQSALMKKRVSQYMVSGECRLCQGKRLRRESLSVTFAGLDIGELSRLPLKRVAGILRPAADGTAPGAAKLAREHPEKALVTQRIAKDLLARIQVLTELGLGYLSLERSTPTLSPGELQRLRLATQVRSNLFGVVYVLDEPSAGLHPADTESLLKALDQLKGSGNSLFVVEHEVDVIRHADWIVDVGPAAGEKGGQILYSGPLEGLAAVEASQTRRYLFGAGTTTKRRTPREPKGWLRLEGVTRNNLHGLDVDFPLGVFTSVTGVSGSGKSSLVSQVLVELVAEQLGHEIPEEEEEGEELERSVVLTTGGRIVAGMEGIKRLVRVDQKPIGRTPRSNLATYTGLFDNVRKLFAATKAARARNYDVGRFSFNVAKGRCETCEGEGFVSVELLFLPSVYAPCPTCHGARYNAKTLEIQYRGKNIAEVLGMTVDAAYDFFSEEPQVLRSLGVLREVGLGYLRLGQPATELSGGEAQRIKLATELQRVQRGNTLYILDEPTTGLHPADVDKLMTQLDGLVEAGNTVILVEHDMRVVAASDWVIDIGPGAGDEGGRVVVAGTPAEVAASSASRTAPFLAEEGEAHV, from the coding sequence ATGCCCAAGAATCGCGGTCATCACCTTCCAGAGACGCCAGGCGACACGAGGACGGGCTTCGTCCGGGTGCGTGGGGCCCGTGAGCACAACCTGAAGAACGTGGACGTCGAGCTGCCCCGTGATGCCCTGGTCGTCTTCACGGGCGTGTCCGGCTCGGGCAAGTCCTCGCTGGCCTTCGGGACGCTCTACGCGGAGGCGCAGCGGCGGTACTTCGAATCCGTGGCCCCGTACGCGCGGCGGCTGATCGACCAGGCGGGCGTCCCCGAGTTCGACGCGATCGACGGCCTGCCCCCGGCGGTGGCCCTCCAGCAGCACCGCGGCACACCCACCACCCGCTCGTCGGTGGGCAGCGTGACCACGATCGCCAACTCCCTGCGCCTGCTGTACTCGCGCGCCGGAACCTATCCGCCCGGCCAGCCGCACCTCGACTCCGATGCGTTCTCGCCCAACACCCCGGCGGGTGCCTGTCCCAACTGCCATGGCCTGGGCCGCGTCTACGAGGTGACCGAGCAGTCGATGGTGCCGGATGACTCGCTGACCATCCGCGAGCGCGCCATCGCCGCGTGGCCTCCCGCGTGGCACGGCCAGAACCTGCGCGACATCCTGGTGACGCTCGGTTACGACGTGGACCGCCCCTGGCGCGATCTCCCCCAGAAGGACCGGGACTGGATCCTCTTCACGGACGAGCAGCCGACCGTCCCGGTCTACGCGGGCTTCACTCCGGCGGAGACGCGCCGCGCGCTCAAGCGCAAGGAGCCTCCTAGCTACATGGGGACGTTCACGGGGGCCCGGAAGTACGTGCTGCAGACCTTCGCCACGACGCAGAGCGCGCTGATGAAGAAGCGCGTGTCGCAGTACATGGTGAGTGGGGAGTGCCGTCTCTGCCAGGGCAAGCGGCTGCGCCGCGAGTCCCTGTCCGTCACCTTCGCGGGGCTCGACATCGGCGAGCTTTCCCGGCTGCCCCTGAAGCGTGTCGCCGGCATCCTGCGGCCCGCCGCGGATGGGACGGCGCCCGGAGCGGCGAAGCTGGCGCGCGAGCACCCGGAGAAGGCGCTGGTCACCCAGCGGATCGCCAAGGATCTGCTGGCGCGCATCCAGGTCCTCACCGAGCTCGGGCTGGGCTACCTCTCGCTCGAGCGCAGCACGCCGACGCTCTCTCCCGGCGAGCTCCAGCGGCTGCGGCTCGCCACCCAGGTGCGCTCCAACCTGTTCGGCGTGGTGTACGTGCTCGACGAGCCCTCCGCGGGGCTCCATCCGGCGGACACCGAGTCGCTGCTGAAGGCGCTCGATCAGCTCAAGGGCTCGGGGAACTCGCTGTTCGTGGTGGAGCATGAGGTGGACGTCATCCGCCACGCCGACTGGATCGTCGACGTCGGGCCGGCCGCGGGTGAGAAGGGCGGGCAGATTCTCTACAGCGGTCCGCTCGAAGGGCTCGCGGCCGTGGAGGCCTCCCAGACGCGGCGTTACCTCTTCGGCGCCGGGACGACCACGAAGCGCCGCACGCCTCGCGAGCCCAAGGGATGGCTCCGCCTCGAGGGCGTCACCCGCAACAACCTGCACGGCCTCGATGTCGACTTCCCACTCGGCGTCTTCACCTCCGTGACGGGTGTCTCCGGCTCGGGCAAGTCGAGCCTGGTGAGCCAGGTCCTGGTGGAGCTGGTCGCCGAGCAGCTCGGCCATGAGATCCCCGAGGAGGAAGAGGAGGGTGAGGAGCTGGAGCGCTCCGTCGTGCTCACCACGGGCGGCCGGATCGTCGCGGGGATGGAGGGCATCAAGCGGCTGGTGCGGGTCGATCAGAAGCCCATCGGTCGCACACCGCGCTCCAACCTGGCGACCTACACGGGGCTCTTCGACAACGTCCGCAAGCTCTTCGCCGCGACGAAGGCCGCACGGGCCCGGAACTACGACGTCGGGCGCTTCTCGTTCAACGTGGCCAAGGGCCGCTGCGAGACCTGCGAGGGCGAGGGCTTCGTGAGTGTCGAGCTGCTCTTCCTGCCCAGCGTCTACGCGCCGTGTCCCACGTGCCACGGGGCGCGCTACAACGCCAAGACCCTGGAGATTCAGTACCGAGGAAAGAACATCGCCGAGGTGCTGGGGATGACCGTCGACGCGGCCTACGACTTCTTCTCCGAGGAGCCCCAGGTGCTGCGCTCGCTCGGCGTGCTGCGGGAGGTGGGCCTGGGCTATCTGCGGCTGGGCCAGCCCGCGACCGAGCTCTCCGGCGGCGAGGCCCAGCGCATCAAACTCGCGACGGAGCTGCAGCGCGTGCAGCGCGGCAACACGCTCTACATCCTGGACGAGCCCACCACGGGACTGCATCCCGCGGACGTGGACAAGCTCATGACGCAGCTCGATGGACTGGTCGAAGCGGGCAACACCGTCATCCTCGTCGAGCACGACATGCGGGTGGTCGCGGCGAGCGACTGGGTCATCGATATCGGCCCTGGCGCTGGTGACGAGGGGGGCCGGGTGGTGGTAGCTGGAACTCCCGCGGAGGTCGCCGCCTCGTCCGCGAGCCGTACGGCGCCTTTTCTGGCGGAGGAGGGGGAAGCACATGTCTGA
- a CDS encoding DNA topoisomerase IB — translation MTHIERLRQDGIRRRGSPQRGFQYVLTNGKPVPAKERERIGALKLPPAWTDVLISPSATSKLQAMGKDSAGRWQYRYHESFTKRREVEKYKRVVDFARALPKLRRRVAADLRQPGLGRDKVMACLLRILGTCFIRAGSQQYADENKSFGLATLRAKHVKVKGDTVIFDFPGKSGKQQHRELKDRQVARVVRECLKLPGRDVFKFVLDDGFVVDVRRRHINEYIQEVMGARYSAKDFRTWGGTLICACALARAKERVREEAAKDGKKLTKKTMVAAVKEVSEHLGNTPAVARDSYIYPSVLAMFEKGQVVERYFESVDELVRHEKPALHCAEKALLDMLEEGKRPAV, via the coding sequence ATGACGCACATCGAGAGACTGCGGCAGGACGGAATCCGTCGGCGCGGGAGCCCCCAGCGAGGCTTCCAGTACGTGCTGACGAACGGGAAGCCGGTGCCCGCGAAGGAGCGCGAGCGCATCGGGGCGCTGAAGCTGCCGCCAGCGTGGACGGACGTGCTGATCAGCCCGTCGGCGACGTCGAAGCTGCAGGCGATGGGAAAGGACAGCGCGGGGCGGTGGCAGTACCGCTACCACGAGTCCTTCACGAAGCGGCGCGAGGTGGAGAAGTACAAGCGGGTGGTGGACTTCGCGAGGGCGTTGCCGAAGCTGCGGCGGCGGGTGGCGGCGGATCTGCGCCAGCCGGGGCTGGGGCGCGACAAGGTGATGGCGTGCCTGCTGAGAATCCTGGGGACGTGCTTCATCCGAGCGGGGAGCCAGCAGTACGCGGACGAGAACAAGAGCTTCGGGCTGGCGACGCTGAGGGCGAAGCACGTGAAGGTGAAGGGGGACACGGTCATCTTCGACTTCCCGGGCAAGAGCGGGAAGCAGCAGCACCGGGAGCTGAAGGATCGGCAGGTGGCGCGCGTGGTGCGCGAGTGCCTGAAGCTGCCGGGGCGGGACGTCTTCAAGTTCGTGCTGGACGATGGGTTCGTGGTGGACGTGAGGCGGCGCCACATCAACGAATACATCCAGGAGGTGATGGGAGCGCGCTACAGCGCGAAGGACTTCCGCACGTGGGGCGGGACGCTCATCTGCGCGTGCGCGCTGGCCCGGGCGAAGGAGCGGGTGCGCGAGGAGGCCGCGAAGGACGGAAAGAAGCTGACGAAGAAGACGATGGTGGCGGCGGTGAAGGAGGTGTCCGAGCACCTGGGGAACACGCCCGCGGTGGCGAGGGACTCGTACATCTATCCCTCGGTGCTGGCGATGTTCGAGAAGGGCCAGGTGGTGGAGCGCTACTTCGAGTCGGTGGACGAGCTGGTGCGGCACGAGAAGCCGGCGCTGCACTGCGCGGAGAAGGCGCTGCTGGACATGCTGGAGGAGGGAAAGCGGCCCGCGGTGTAG
- a CDS encoding HEAT repeat domain-containing protein, which translates to MSDASLDAEVVRALEATREEEFFDRSWHIGSRTYMGVHTHGEQQEARLRALYIRRRLRDPDPRVRACMLYALGGTHDPSLAPVAVEMTREESPRLRALAYEALGGTLQFPDVHGGQALRFLATFEAGLADPDPLVQVHTLRSMRRIEPLRQVIELLLPFVSHENPALRKQAAWSLCSRGTPAMVEDIVSALSRATEDPEEPVRVSASIALTSYKHPSSIPTLLRLLEPTSGMMPGSSRLWQDCLSVLGLIGDVSVVPEMLRTLEWRGPEAMQHLLRGLSHFESTALMPKLLEAIEHPQASVREAATLVLGAKGGAKEVTALGRKLGDARGEVRASAARALANIGKRLAKQRDRIIELLKPLSDDTRVLLAELAPPAAAPQEEVTELEPTTGTRQEPETVMRSLAELRFFEGLPAVSPTAIQKELQGGKFGAVFQECGYGMRHLRLEHFDLCSKGRAGSVLETLKPYLERKGVPALSIAHLPGGKGDEQLMVNGSSVMLSTARERKNLDHYKLLPLRFMNAIDGLLRAAGSAERVFFSPQEGSPDLDMYLLTLPMARVLAGSGYWPTKLVLAAAALQQGGAPPRKPKARSAKK; encoded by the coding sequence ATGTCTGACGCTTCTTTGGACGCCGAGGTGGTCAGGGCGCTCGAGGCGACGAGAGAAGAAGAGTTCTTTGACCGGTCCTGGCACATCGGCAGCAGGACCTATATGGGCGTCCATACCCATGGTGAGCAGCAGGAGGCCAGGCTCCGTGCCTTGTACATCCGCCGCCGGTTGCGGGATCCCGATCCTCGCGTACGCGCGTGCATGCTCTACGCACTCGGTGGAACCCATGATCCCTCGCTCGCGCCCGTAGCGGTGGAGATGACCCGCGAGGAGTCGCCTCGCCTGCGCGCCCTGGCCTACGAAGCCCTGGGTGGCACGCTGCAATTCCCGGACGTGCACGGCGGTCAGGCGCTGCGCTTCCTGGCCACGTTCGAGGCGGGTCTCGCCGACCCGGATCCCCTCGTCCAGGTCCACACCCTCAGGAGCATGCGGCGTATCGAGCCCCTGCGGCAGGTCATCGAGCTCCTCCTTCCCTTTGTCTCGCACGAGAACCCGGCTCTCCGGAAGCAGGCCGCTTGGAGTCTGTGCTCCCGAGGCACTCCCGCCATGGTGGAGGACATCGTGTCCGCGTTGAGCCGCGCGACGGAGGATCCGGAGGAGCCGGTGCGTGTCTCCGCCTCGATCGCACTGACCTCCTACAAGCACCCCAGCTCGATCCCGACGCTCCTCCGGTTGCTCGAGCCCACCTCGGGCATGATGCCCGGCTCGAGCAGGTTGTGGCAGGACTGCCTGTCGGTTCTGGGGCTCATCGGTGATGTGTCCGTGGTCCCGGAGATGCTGCGGACGCTGGAGTGGCGCGGGCCGGAGGCGATGCAGCACCTCCTGCGGGGGCTGAGTCACTTCGAGTCCACCGCGCTCATGCCGAAACTGCTCGAGGCCATCGAGCACCCCCAGGCCAGCGTGCGCGAGGCGGCCACCCTCGTGCTGGGCGCGAAGGGCGGCGCCAAGGAGGTGACGGCGCTGGGCAGGAAGCTCGGCGACGCGCGAGGCGAGGTTCGGGCCAGCGCGGCACGCGCCCTGGCGAACATTGGCAAGCGGTTGGCCAAACAGCGCGATCGCATCATCGAGCTCCTGAAGCCACTCTCGGACGACACCCGCGTGCTACTCGCGGAGCTGGCGCCCCCCGCGGCTGCTCCCCAGGAGGAGGTGACCGAGCTCGAGCCCACGACCGGGACGCGGCAGGAGCCGGAGACCGTCATGCGCTCCCTGGCGGAGCTGCGCTTCTTCGAGGGTCTGCCCGCGGTCTCGCCCACGGCGATCCAGAAGGAGCTCCAGGGCGGGAAGTTCGGAGCGGTGTTCCAGGAATGCGGCTACGGCATGCGGCACCTGCGCCTCGAGCATTTCGATCTGTGCTCCAAGGGCCGGGCCGGGTCGGTGCTCGAAACGCTGAAGCCCTACCTGGAGCGCAAGGGTGTGCCCGCGCTCTCCATCGCGCATCTCCCGGGGGGGAAGGGGGATGAGCAGCTGATGGTGAATGGCTCATCCGTGATGCTGTCGACCGCGCGAGAGCGCAAGAATCTCGATCACTACAAGCTGCTGCCCCTGCGGTTCATGAACGCGATCGATGGGCTGTTGCGTGCCGCGGGGAGCGCCGAGCGGGTCTTCTTCAGCCCGCAGGAGGGCAGTCCCGACCTGGACATGTACCTGCTCACGCTCCCCATGGCCCGGGTGCTGGCCGGGAGCGGATATTGGCCGACGAAGCTCGTGCTCGCCGCGGCGGCGCTCCAACAGGGTGGGGCGCCCCCACGCAAGCCGAAGGCACGGAGCGCGAAGAAGTAA
- a CDS encoding DNA repair ATPase: protein MATESTPPASGEATLAGGSYEVIRARLLNQAEALGSKATDLNERRKKLFGGTELTVIGNERVRTENNCIPRDIVGVGKYLLFGYNVFIGLKKEMNVADVFSLHKFEKTAEGFDFSEVPSSEAGGFLKDPRFVKDFSELYKYYKDARLLQLRRNETRLLAIFQTGKSDRDIKVFRFGLDVEGNATYIDNQGERDHVFPPSHDFEWKVATREDYVLGQHPHVNVLDQVFVETVKGDLTVKVEDNTADGLGIYREPVEDPDQSLDDAEFAYAQVGALILLRVLPFREQKHRYLVFNTRTQHVVRIDAIGNACIRLPEDQGIVFPGGYYLQTGDYKVFENIGEGLQFKRAIRSPNGEDVLYVFFRRDEGAYVLFPYNLVRKEVQNPLLGNGFSLFSDGRMVVFRSTSNEPTRVHPMQVWQTPFVSAEHAAKMPPAPGYLGKVGNAELVRGISDALTLVRMARTDKPSRRTYEDLAAAATRMLDAFYWLGHEETKLQEGIETLRRTSELIIDEFEKVLALQKRATESMAEAQKHQEQVLLRVRPEELQNAEGFMNALSDLRKQRGHLITLKEIRYIDTARLDALEKQVIEETDRVSTDAVQFLQRGEALNPLAERLDVLLQKLEPIQTTQELAPLGEDVEQVGKGLEVLSETVGGLQVGDPLARARILEGISELFSRLNRVRAGLSVKRKELVGREKRAEFGAQFKLLGQAVESALSVADSPEKCDEGLSRLTVQLEEMEGRFGEFDEFLGQLTQKREELLEAFGQKKQALVDERQRRAQNLFGAAERILTGVSRRAKSFKSEDELNTYFASDSMVLKLRQLAEQLLELQDSVRSDEVQSRLKTARQDALRAMRDRNDLFEEGSGAPVIKFGKHRFNVNTQQLDLTLLPRDGALYLQLTGTDYAQKLEEPELEKYRELWEQHLISETPQVYRAEYLAAQVLLDAEEGKGSVTLAALHQAVLEPNGLLEKVRAYSADKYDEGYERGIHDVDAAAILEKLLAMHTGAGLLRFAPTPRAWAALYWAFGGEGEEKALIHRRARSLHRLRAAFGESAELVVLGNEAGERIGTFLKASGVACGPAEARLAGRYLVEELAGDRPRFTTSGEAVALKDALLSQLDRAGTRSAFEDDLRGLEKNLPERLRTVRAWVEAYLARREGGPGAAAHVAVEAAVVLLTERKLDREVAGALTSTEVQGMLGQHPRIQDRKLPLRLDEFLTRLSDFRQVRVPAYHAYRTLLRDLLDRERRRLRLEEFTPKVLSSFVRNRLIDEVYLPLIGANLAKQLGSAGENKRTDRMGMLLLMSPPGYGKTTLMEYVASRLGLTFVKVNGPALGHSVKSLDPAEAPNATARQEVERINLSFEMGNNVMLYLDDIQHTDPELLQKFISLCDGQRRIEGVWNGKTRTYDLRGKKFCVVMAGNPYTETGDRFRIPDMLANRADTYNLGDILDGKADLFALSYIENALTSNSALAPLATREPGDIHKLIRMAKGEEVPTGELSYGYAAAELQEIIAVFQRLFRVQQVLLKVNLEYIASAAQDERFRTEPAFKLQGSYRNMGKITEKVVAAMTEDELERLIDDHYQGESQTLTTAAEQNLLKLQEMRGRLTPEKAKRWEEIKQGFARVKRMGGKEDDPVARVTGQLSAIEEQLGSVAGAVVKAAEVSRQPSGPSPVAEVMPRLESLREALLELAKKETPAPVVQGPDLTPYLQHLAKVLRALAERAVAAPAQSVDMGPVMEQLTQAVKSMAERQPVAAPVAAPPADLGRYMEQMSQAVKSMAERAPVPSPQRASAPLPADLGKQIVLVESALAPLERLAKRTLQSGDENLKAMQVWQAVTEALELLQAMQRPVG from the coding sequence ATGGCAACTGAAAGCACCCCCCCCGCGTCCGGCGAGGCCACGCTGGCGGGTGGCAGCTACGAGGTCATCCGCGCCCGCCTGCTCAACCAGGCCGAGGCGCTCGGCTCCAAGGCCACGGACCTCAACGAGCGGCGCAAGAAGCTCTTCGGTGGCACCGAGCTCACCGTCATCGGCAACGAGCGCGTCCGCACCGAGAACAACTGCATCCCGCGCGACATCGTCGGCGTCGGGAAGTACCTGCTCTTCGGCTACAACGTCTTCATCGGCCTGAAGAAGGAGATGAACGTCGCGGACGTCTTCTCGCTGCACAAGTTCGAGAAGACCGCCGAGGGCTTCGACTTCTCCGAGGTGCCGTCCTCCGAGGCCGGCGGATTCCTCAAGGATCCGCGCTTCGTCAAGGACTTCAGCGAGCTCTACAAGTACTACAAGGACGCGCGGCTGCTGCAGCTGCGCCGCAACGAGACGCGGCTGCTCGCCATCTTCCAGACGGGCAAGTCCGATCGCGACATCAAGGTCTTCCGCTTCGGACTCGATGTGGAGGGCAACGCCACCTACATCGACAACCAGGGCGAGCGCGATCACGTCTTCCCCCCGTCCCATGACTTCGAGTGGAAGGTGGCCACGCGCGAGGACTACGTGCTCGGCCAGCACCCGCACGTCAACGTCCTCGACCAGGTGTTCGTCGAGACGGTGAAGGGGGACCTCACCGTCAAGGTGGAGGACAACACCGCGGACGGCCTGGGCATCTACCGCGAGCCGGTGGAGGACCCGGACCAGTCGCTGGATGACGCCGAGTTCGCCTACGCGCAGGTGGGCGCCCTCATCCTGCTGCGCGTGCTGCCCTTCCGCGAGCAGAAGCACCGCTACCTCGTCTTCAACACCCGCACCCAGCACGTGGTGCGCATCGACGCCATCGGCAACGCCTGCATCCGCCTGCCCGAGGACCAGGGCATCGTCTTCCCCGGCGGCTACTACCTCCAGACGGGCGACTACAAGGTCTTCGAGAACATCGGCGAGGGCCTCCAGTTCAAGCGCGCCATCCGCTCGCCCAACGGTGAGGACGTCCTCTACGTCTTCTTCCGCCGCGACGAGGGCGCCTACGTCCTCTTCCCGTACAACCTCGTGCGCAAGGAGGTGCAGAACCCGCTGCTCGGCAACGGCTTCAGCCTCTTCTCGGACGGGCGCATGGTGGTGTTCCGCTCCACCTCCAACGAGCCCACCCGCGTGCACCCCATGCAGGTGTGGCAGACGCCCTTCGTCTCCGCCGAACACGCCGCGAAGATGCCTCCCGCGCCCGGCTACCTGGGCAAGGTGGGCAACGCCGAGCTCGTGCGCGGCATCTCCGACGCCCTCACGCTCGTGCGCATGGCGCGCACGGACAAGCCCTCGCGGCGCACCTACGAGGACCTCGCCGCCGCCGCCACCCGCATGCTCGATGCCTTCTACTGGCTCGGGCACGAGGAGACGAAGCTCCAGGAGGGGATTGAAACGCTCCGGCGCACCTCCGAGCTCATCATCGACGAGTTCGAGAAGGTGCTCGCGCTGCAGAAGCGCGCCACCGAGTCCATGGCCGAGGCCCAGAAGCACCAGGAGCAGGTGCTCCTGCGCGTGCGGCCCGAGGAGCTCCAGAACGCCGAGGGCTTCATGAATGCCCTCTCGGATCTGCGCAAGCAGCGCGGCCACCTCATCACCCTCAAGGAGATCCGCTACATCGACACGGCGCGGCTCGACGCCCTCGAGAAGCAGGTCATCGAGGAGACCGATCGCGTCAGCACCGATGCCGTGCAGTTCCTCCAGCGCGGTGAAGCGCTCAATCCGCTGGCCGAGCGCCTGGACGTGCTGCTGCAGAAGCTGGAGCCCATCCAGACCACCCAGGAGCTGGCGCCGCTCGGCGAGGACGTGGAGCAGGTGGGCAAGGGTCTGGAGGTGCTCAGCGAGACGGTGGGCGGCCTGCAGGTGGGCGACCCACTCGCGCGCGCCCGGATCCTCGAGGGCATTTCGGAGCTGTTCTCCCGCCTCAACCGCGTGCGCGCGGGCCTGAGCGTCAAGCGCAAGGAGCTGGTGGGCCGCGAGAAGCGGGCCGAGTTCGGCGCCCAGTTCAAGCTGCTCGGCCAGGCGGTGGAGAGCGCGCTGTCCGTGGCGGACTCGCCGGAGAAGTGCGACGAGGGCCTGTCACGCCTCACCGTGCAGCTGGAGGAGATGGAGGGGCGCTTCGGCGAGTTCGACGAGTTCCTCGGCCAGCTCACCCAGAAGCGCGAGGAGCTGCTCGAGGCCTTCGGCCAGAAGAAGCAGGCCCTGGTGGACGAGCGCCAGCGCCGCGCGCAGAACCTCTTCGGCGCCGCCGAGCGCATCCTCACCGGCGTCAGCCGCCGCGCGAAGTCCTTCAAGTCCGAGGACGAGCTCAACACGTACTTCGCCTCCGACTCGATGGTGCTCAAGCTGCGGCAGCTCGCCGAGCAGCTCCTCGAGCTCCAGGACAGCGTGCGCTCGGACGAGGTGCAGAGCCGCCTGAAGACGGCGCGCCAGGATGCGCTGCGCGCGATGCGCGACCGCAACGACCTCTTCGAGGAGGGCTCGGGCGCGCCGGTCATCAAGTTCGGCAAGCACCGCTTCAACGTCAACACCCAGCAGCTGGATCTGACGCTGCTGCCGCGCGACGGCGCGCTGTACCTGCAGCTCACCGGCACCGACTACGCCCAGAAGCTGGAGGAGCCGGAGCTGGAGAAGTACCGCGAGCTGTGGGAGCAGCATCTCATCTCCGAGACGCCCCAGGTGTACCGCGCCGAGTACCTCGCGGCGCAGGTGCTGCTGGACGCCGAGGAGGGGAAGGGGAGCGTGACGCTCGCGGCCCTGCACCAGGCGGTGCTGGAGCCGAACGGGCTGCTGGAGAAGGTGCGCGCGTACTCGGCGGACAAGTACGACGAGGGCTACGAGCGGGGCATCCACGACGTGGACGCGGCGGCCATCCTGGAGAAGCTGCTGGCGATGCACACGGGAGCGGGGCTGTTGCGCTTCGCGCCCACGCCGCGCGCCTGGGCGGCCCTGTACTGGGCTTTCGGGGGCGAGGGCGAGGAGAAGGCGCTCATCCACCGGCGCGCGCGCAGCCTGCACCGTCTCCGCGCGGCCTTCGGTGAGTCGGCGGAGCTGGTGGTCCTCGGCAACGAGGCGGGCGAGCGGATTGGCACCTTCCTGAAGGCCTCGGGCGTGGCGTGTGGCCCCGCGGAGGCGCGGCTCGCCGGGCGCTACCTCGTCGAGGAGCTGGCCGGGGACAGGCCTCGCTTCACCACCAGTGGCGAGGCCGTGGCGCTCAAGGACGCGCTGCTGTCGCAGCTGGACCGGGCGGGCACGCGCTCGGCCTTCGAGGACGATCTGCGCGGCCTGGAGAAGAACCTCCCCGAGCGGCTGCGCACCGTGCGCGCGTGGGTGGAGGCGTACCTGGCGCGGCGCGAGGGCGGTCCGGGCGCGGCGGCCCACGTGGCGGTGGAGGCCGCGGTGGTGCTGCTCACCGAGCGCAAGCTGGACCGCGAGGTGGCCGGTGCCCTCACCTCCACCGAGGTGCAGGGCATGCTCGGCCAGCACCCGCGCATCCAGGACCGGAAGCTGCCGCTGCGGCTGGATGAGTTCCTCACCCGCCTGAGTGACTTCCGGCAGGTGCGCGTGCCGGCCTACCACGCCTACCGCACGCTGCTGCGCGACTTGCTGGACCGCGAGCGCCGCCGGCTGCGCCTGGAGGAGTTCACGCCGAAGGTGCTGTCGTCCTTCGTGCGCAACCGGCTCATCGACGAGGTGTACCTGCCGCTCATCGGCGCCAACCTGGCCAAGCAGCTCGGCTCGGCGGGCGAGAACAAGCGCACGGACCGCATGGGCATGCTGCTGCTCATGTCGCCTCCGGGTTACGGCAAGACGACGTTGATGGAGTACGTGGCCAGCCGGCTCGGCCTCACCTTCGTGAAGGTGAACGGCCCGGCGCTCGGTCACTCGGTGAAGTCGCTGGATCCGGCCGAGGCTCCCAACGCCACGGCCCGCCAGGAGGTGGAGCGCATCAACCTGTCCTTCGAGATGGGCAACAACGTGATGCTCTACCTCGACGACATCCAGCACACGGATCCCGAGCTGCTCCAGAAGTTCATCTCGCTGTGCGACGGCCAGCGCCGGATCGAAGGCGTGTGGAACGGCAAGACGCGCACGTATGACCTGCGCGGCAAGAAGTTCTGCGTGGTGATGGCCGGCAACCCGTACACCGAGACGGGCGATCGCTTCCGCATCCCGGACATGCTCGCCAACCGCGCCGACACCTACAACCTGGGTGACATCCTCGACGGCAAGGCGGACCTGTTCGCGCTGAGCTACATCGAGAACGCGCTCACGTCGAACAGCGCGCTGGCGCCGCTGGCCACGCGCGAGCCGGGGGACATCCACAAGCTCATCCGCATGGCGAAGGGCGAGGAGGTGCCCACCGGCGAGCTGTCGTACGGCTACGCGGCGGCGGAGCTGCAGGAGATCATCGCGGTGTTCCAGCGGCTGTTCCGCGTGCAGCAGGTGCTGCTGAAGGTGAACCTGGAGTACATCGCCTCGGCGGCGCAGGACGAGCGCTTCCGCACGGAGCCCGCGTTCAAGTTGCAGGGCAGCTACCGCAACATGGGCAAGATCACCGAGAAGGTGGTGGCGGCCATGACGGAAGATGAGCTGGAGCGGCTCATCGACGATCACTACCAGGGCGAGTCGCAGACGCTCACCACGGCGGCCGAGCAGAACCTGCTCAAGCTGCAGGAGATGCGCGGGCGGCTGACGCCGGAGAAGGCGAAGCGCTGGGAGGAGATCAAGCAGGGCTTCGCGCGGGTGAAGCGGATGGGCGGGAAGGAGGACGATCCGGTGGCCCGGGTGACGGGCCAGCTGAGCGCCATCGAGGAGCAGCTGGGCTCGGTGGCGGGCGCGGTGGTGAAGGCGGCCGAGGTGTCGCGGCAGCCGTCGGGCCCGAGCCCGGTGGCCGAGGTGATGCCGCGGCTGGAGTCGCTGCGCGAGGCGCTGCTGGAGCTGGCGAAGAAGGAGACGCCGGCGCCGGTGGTGCAGGGGCCGGATCTGACGCCGTACCTGCAACACCTGGCGAAGGTGCTGCGGGCGCTGGCCGAGCGCGCGGTGGCGGCGCCGGCCCAGTCGGTGGACATGGGGCCGGTGATGGAGCAGCTGACGCAGGCGGTGAAGTCCATGGCGGAGCGCCAGCCGGTGGCGGCGCCCGTGGCCGCGCCGCCCGCGGACCTGGGGCGGTACATGGAGCAGATGTCCCAGGCGGTGAAGTCCATGGCGGAGCGGGCGCCAGTGCCCTCGCCGCAACGGGCCTCGGCGCCGCTGCCCGCGGACCTGGGCAAGCAGATCGTGCTGGTGGAGAGCGCGCTGGCGCCGCTGGAGCGCCTGGCGAAGCGGACGCTGCAGAGCGGCGACGAGAACCTCAAGGCCATGCAGGTCTGGCAGGCCGTCACCGAGGCGCTGGAGCTGCTCCAGGCCATGCAGCGCCCGGTGGGCTGA